A portion of the Achromobacter sp. MFA1 R4 genome contains these proteins:
- a CDS encoding fatty acid--CoA ligase has translation MPAHQSHALPAGEYPLLIKQLLLTPLAQAPDQEIVYRDVIRYSYRTLRERIGRLASALARLGVQHGDTVAILDWDSHRYLECFFGVPMMGSTLQTVNVRLSAQQILFTLAQAEPKVLLVHEDFRPVIEDMLAQLPSVRHVVRLSDDAEPSGTDYESLLASADAHYPFADFDENTRATLFYTSGTTGMPKGVYYSHRQLVLHTLAVAAAFAMPRDQGRFHRGDVYMPITPMFHVHAWGMPYVATMMGVKQVYPGRYTPDGLLALRTREGVTFSHCVPTILRMLLDQADASHTDLSGWKVVVGGASFPSSLARSALGKGMDVFAGYGMSETCPFIVSAQVETDQALCDAEPILSARVAAGRALPLVDVQIVDDQMTPIAQGSGRPGEVVLRAPWLTPGYFRNESASAELWRGGYLHTGDIGTLDHSGYLRITDRLKDVIKTGGEWLSSYKLEELICRHPHVKEAAVIGLPDPRWGERPAALVVADPTVSPALDERAVRGHLHTFVDAGEIPKYAVPEKIYFVESLARTSVGKYNKKLMRDQYLTVVEARHGETGA, from the coding sequence ATGCCCGCTCATCAATCTCATGCCTTGCCTGCGGGCGAGTACCCGCTGCTTATCAAGCAACTTTTGTTGACCCCGCTGGCTCAGGCACCGGACCAGGAAATTGTCTACCGGGACGTGATCCGCTACAGCTACCGAACCCTGCGCGAACGGATAGGCCGGCTGGCGAGCGCGCTGGCCCGGCTCGGAGTCCAGCACGGCGACACGGTCGCCATTTTGGACTGGGACAGCCACCGCTACTTGGAGTGTTTCTTTGGTGTGCCGATGATGGGCTCGACACTCCAGACCGTGAATGTGCGGCTCAGTGCGCAGCAGATCCTGTTTACGCTGGCGCAAGCCGAACCGAAGGTCTTGTTGGTCCATGAAGATTTCCGGCCGGTCATCGAGGACATGCTGGCGCAGCTGCCGTCGGTGCGGCATGTCGTTCGGCTGAGTGACGACGCGGAGCCGTCTGGGACTGACTACGAGTCCTTGCTCGCCAGCGCCGATGCTCACTATCCGTTCGCCGATTTCGATGAGAACACACGTGCCACCTTGTTCTACACCAGCGGCACTACTGGCATGCCAAAAGGCGTCTACTACTCGCATCGGCAACTCGTGCTGCACACGCTGGCGGTAGCCGCGGCCTTCGCCATGCCGCGTGACCAAGGCCGCTTTCATCGCGGCGATGTTTACATGCCGATCACGCCGATGTTTCACGTCCATGCGTGGGGCATGCCCTATGTCGCGACCATGATGGGGGTGAAGCAGGTCTATCCTGGTCGCTACACACCCGATGGACTCCTCGCGCTGCGCACACGCGAGGGCGTCACGTTTTCCCACTGCGTACCGACCATCCTGCGCATGCTGCTTGACCAGGCAGACGCCAGCCACACCGACTTGAGCGGCTGGAAGGTCGTCGTGGGAGGCGCCTCGTTTCCGTCCAGCCTGGCCAGGTCGGCGTTGGGAAAGGGCATGGACGTGTTCGCAGGATATGGCATGTCGGAGACCTGCCCATTCATCGTCAGCGCCCAGGTCGAGACCGACCAAGCGCTCTGCGACGCTGAACCCATCCTCTCCGCCCGCGTTGCGGCCGGCCGGGCCTTGCCCCTGGTGGATGTGCAGATTGTCGATGACCAGATGACCCCCATCGCGCAGGGAAGCGGCCGTCCCGGTGAGGTCGTCCTGCGGGCGCCGTGGCTGACGCCGGGGTACTTTCGCAACGAGTCAGCTTCGGCCGAGCTTTGGCGCGGCGGCTATCTACATACCGGAGATATTGGAACGCTAGACCACAGCGGCTATCTGCGCATCACCGATCGCCTCAAGGACGTGATCAAGACCGGTGGCGAGTGGCTGTCTTCCTATAAGCTCGAAGAGCTGATTTGCCGGCATCCTCATGTCAAAGAAGCCGCCGTGATTGGGCTCCCGGACCCAAGGTGGGGAGAACGGCCGGCCGCCTTGGTCGTTGCCGATCCCACGGTCTCTCCCGCCCTGGATGAGCGGGCGGTTCGAGGTCATCTTCACACTTTCGTTGACGCGGGAGAGATCCCGAAATACGCGGTGCCGGAGAAGATATACTTTGTCGAATCTCTGGCGCGCACCAGTGTCGGCAAGTACAACAAGAAACTGATGCGCGACCAATATCTCACGGTGGTCGAGGCACGTCATGGGGAAACAGGAGCTTGA
- a CDS encoding alpha/beta fold hydrolase, which translates to MTIATPANLSHPERILVLVHGYLDGPEVWKPLLDQLALPDWKIVNCRLRAASAQRGTSAVTLENYAQQVLGQAGLSGPGHDDAQAERLIFVGHSMGAQVAELAAMKVGRRLTGLVRVTPAPLGGYPLPTEVLARFESRAVLTDPCAIGAGKHAMAKALDDRSADILVRATLATGPATALEQLHAWTGGHPAGEQRSLIDAPVLTVATDDAFFTADMLEDGAKRFVRRTFEHVPGAGHWPQLEQPSVLARVLERFVSSQP; encoded by the coding sequence ATGACCATCGCAACGCCTGCGAATCTCTCCCATCCTGAGCGAATTCTCGTCCTCGTGCATGGGTACCTAGACGGCCCCGAAGTCTGGAAGCCCTTGCTCGATCAACTGGCCTTGCCTGACTGGAAGATAGTGAATTGCCGGCTGCGTGCTGCCTCGGCGCAGCGTGGGACGTCCGCCGTGACGTTGGAGAACTATGCTCAGCAGGTGTTGGGACAAGCCGGCCTGTCCGGCCCGGGCCACGATGATGCGCAAGCGGAGCGACTGATTTTTGTCGGCCACAGCATGGGTGCGCAGGTTGCGGAGCTAGCCGCCATGAAGGTAGGCCGGCGCCTGACCGGACTGGTGCGTGTCACGCCCGCGCCGCTGGGTGGCTACCCGTTGCCTACGGAGGTGTTGGCGCGGTTTGAGTCGCGTGCGGTATTGACCGATCCTTGTGCTATCGGCGCAGGCAAGCATGCGATGGCTAAAGCATTGGACGACAGATCCGCTGACATCCTCGTGCGGGCCACGCTCGCAACAGGCCCGGCGACCGCACTCGAGCAGCTTCATGCCTGGACGGGCGGCCACCCCGCCGGGGAGCAGCGGTCCCTCATTGATGCGCCAGTCCTGACAGTGGCGACAGACGACGCCTTTTTCACGGCAGACATGCTCGAAGACGGAGCAAAGCGGTTTGTCCGTCGCACGTTCGAACATGTCCCAGGTGCGGGTCACTGGCCGCAATTGGAGCAACCTTCCGTCTTGGCCAGAGTGCTGGAACGCTTTGTGAGTTCGCAGCCATAG
- a CDS encoding alpha/beta hydrolase, producing MQPEEHYIPADGGIKLHAWVFRPRHEGPAPAITMAHGFSGLKYRGLQAYAERFCDAGFVVIVHDHRNFGLSGGEIRGDIDPWQQISDWRRVISYLESLPGVDRNRLGIWGTSYAGGHAIVLGATDARVRAVSVQVPIISGYEQSLRRVSPDARAALQEFFNEDERGQLRGEPPKRQLVVSLDMTQRAAYRSQDMIDFHDAYEIPDGVEHGDTITVRSTRLAQVYEPGLWISRIGPKPLLMVVARNDVITPTDLALSAFERAVEPKRLKLIDRGHFDAYRSEFEESSAAARDWFVEHLIEGLRE from the coding sequence ATGCAACCTGAAGAACACTATATTCCCGCCGACGGGGGCATCAAGCTGCATGCCTGGGTGTTTCGCCCCAGGCATGAGGGTCCGGCGCCGGCTATCACCATGGCGCACGGGTTCTCTGGCCTGAAGTATCGCGGCCTGCAGGCGTACGCAGAACGCTTTTGCGATGCGGGGTTCGTGGTCATTGTCCATGACCATCGCAACTTCGGACTGAGCGGAGGGGAGATCCGCGGCGACATTGATCCTTGGCAGCAGATATCGGATTGGCGCCGGGTTATTTCCTATCTCGAGAGCTTGCCGGGGGTGGACCGCAACCGGTTGGGGATATGGGGAACGAGCTACGCGGGCGGGCATGCCATCGTGCTCGGTGCCACGGACGCCCGTGTTCGCGCCGTGTCGGTTCAGGTTCCGATTATCAGCGGCTACGAGCAGAGCCTGAGGCGCGTCTCTCCTGATGCACGCGCGGCCCTGCAAGAGTTCTTCAACGAGGATGAGCGCGGACAGCTGCGCGGAGAGCCGCCAAAGAGGCAGTTGGTGGTCAGTCTGGACATGACCCAGCGCGCCGCGTACCGGTCGCAGGACATGATTGATTTTCACGATGCCTATGAGATTCCTGATGGCGTTGAGCACGGTGACACGATAACGGTGCGCTCCACGCGTCTTGCGCAAGTGTATGAGCCGGGACTCTGGATTTCCCGGATCGGCCCCAAGCCCTTGCTGATGGTGGTCGCCAGGAATGATGTCATTACGCCCACCGACCTGGCGCTTTCAGCCTTCGAGCGCGCGGTCGAGCCCAAGCGCCTCAAACTGATCGATCGGGGACACTTCGATGCCTATCGCAGTGAATTCGAGGAGTCGAGCGCCGCGGCTCGCGACTGGTTCGTTGAGCATCTGATCGAGGGCCTGCGCGAATGA
- a CDS encoding enoyl-CoA hydratase/isomerase family protein, whose product MSTEETVGYELKQGVAIVTLQRPPQNRLNRPLFAQLDAAMRRGIREGARCLLFRGMGSDFCLGGDFREWPHLTDHSTRRERFGFSNGVLNAIESASIPTVTEVRGRAFGGGFELALHTDFIVAAESARFRFSEATLGVAPLAGGVQRVAERAGRSVAARLVMLSEEISAREALALHIATKVVPDSDLHSTAFDLAVKLASGPTRAHGVTKAILSAWSAGGVRAADEAMIEHVSVLLATDDVQRGVASAIEAIEAGKERPAMVFNGQ is encoded by the coding sequence ATGAGCACTGAAGAGACCGTAGGCTACGAACTCAAGCAGGGCGTTGCGATCGTTACGCTCCAGCGCCCGCCGCAGAATCGACTGAATCGTCCTCTATTCGCGCAGTTGGACGCAGCGATGCGGCGTGGTATCCGAGAAGGGGCCCGCTGCCTTCTTTTTCGCGGGATGGGTAGCGATTTCTGCCTGGGTGGTGACTTCCGCGAATGGCCCCACCTGACCGACCACTCCACACGGCGCGAGCGCTTTGGCTTTTCTAATGGCGTGCTTAATGCCATCGAGTCCGCGTCCATTCCCACCGTCACGGAAGTCCGCGGACGCGCATTCGGTGGTGGCTTTGAACTCGCCCTGCACACGGATTTCATTGTGGCGGCGGAATCGGCGCGATTCCGCTTTTCCGAGGCCACGTTGGGGGTGGCGCCGCTTGCGGGAGGCGTGCAGCGGGTGGCGGAACGTGCCGGCCGCAGTGTTGCGGCGCGCCTGGTGATGCTCTCCGAGGAGATCTCCGCTCGCGAGGCTCTGGCCTTGCACATCGCCACCAAGGTCGTGCCGGACTCCGACCTGCATTCCACGGCATTTGATCTGGCTGTCAAACTGGCCTCAGGGCCGACTCGTGCTCATGGCGTGACCAAGGCCATTCTGAGCGCCTGGTCCGCCGGCGGCGTGCGCGCGGCGGATGAAGCCATGATCGAGCACGTGTCCGTCCTGTTGGCCACCGATGACGTGCAGCGCGGCGTCGCGTCCGCGATCGAAGCTATCGAAGCCGGCAAAGAGCGGCCGGCCATGGTGTTCAACGGGCAGTAG